GTTTTTTGGGACGTTTTTGTGGATCATTTTTGGACCCAAGGGGAATATCCCCATTGGCCATTCCCAACTAACTGAAATTTGAAAGGAATTTTACTTGATAGGCCAAGACCGCGATATTTGCGGACTTTTCCCGGAAAATGGGAAAAGGCCGTTGCGAATTGAGAATTTTCTTAGTATACGAGTCCATTCAGGTTCTATCGGCTTAAGGGGCTACCCCGGGGTTTTCCAACTTCGCCGGAACCGAATTGCGCGCAGAAACTGAAAAGTAGCTCAAAGAAGAGGTTTTGGAATGAGCAAAAAAGTGGGCAAAATCGCTCGTTATCGTATTCAACGTCGATTGGGAGTTGAACTTCCTGGCCTGGGTAAAGCCGGTGCATTGGAAAGACGTCCCTATCCTCCTGGTCAAAACGGCAATCGTCGCCGCAAATATTCTGACTTTGCTCTCCGCTTGGAAGAGAAACAGAAAATCCGCTGCAATTATGAGCTTCGTGAAAAGCAATTGCGTCGTTTTATCCGCGATGCCAAGCGTGGTTCTGGAACCAACTGGGTTGCTAAATTGGCAGGTCTCCTAGAGAGCCGCCTGGATTCAGTTGTTTTCCGTCTTGGTTTTGCACCCAGCATCCGTTCTGCTCGTCAATTGGTGAGCCATGGTCACGTGATGGTTGATGGCAAAATTGTTACTGTTGGTTCTTGTGTATTGAAGCCTGGTGCAAAAGTAAGCCTTAAACCTAAGGCCTACGAAAACCAGATTTATCTTCGTGCCCAACAAGCCCCCCGCCTTGAGCTTCCTGACTTCCTCCGCCGTGAAGAAGAAAATGGAGCCCAAGTAGGCGTTGTTCAGGCAGTACCTGGTCTTGAGCATGTCCCGTTTCAATTCGATTCAGGACTGTTCACTGAGTACTACGCTGCTCGCAAAGCCTAATTAAGTTCTAGTCGCCTTTTTGGCTGCCAGGAACAAAAAAAGACAGGTCAATGACCTGTCTTTTTTTATGAGTGTCAGGCATTCCACACTGATGAATCGATCTGAGAATTAAAAAAACATTCTCAGAACGATTCACCACCTCTCAAATGTACGCCCACAACTTCCGATAAACATAATATGGAAAAGAAGTACGTTTATTCCCCCGTCCATATTCTATTTCTATTGGCCCTGGTTTTCTCCATGGGGTGCGAGCGCAACCCGAGTGGAAAAACCCAAGTCAGGCTCTCCCTGCAGGATATTTACCAAAGTCGCAATGGTGCCCAAAGCAGTGGTGACCAAATCACCAAGGTTGCCATCAATGTTCACAATCCGGCAGGTGGCCCACCCATTGTTGGTGGCTGGGAACCCATGCACCACGATAGTGCTGTCCAGGAAATGCCTCCACCCGAGTTTATTCTCCCCGTTCAAGAGGGGCCAAACCAATTGGTACAGGTCCTCATTGTCACCGACAAACTCACCGGCGGCACCATCTTCGACTATGGAGATCAATTGGTAAATATTGTTCCCGGCAACAATGTTGTTGAGGTGGTCACCCAAACTCTCGCCAATGGCGAAGCGAGTGCTGAGGCTGGGATTCGCTACATTAGAGCGGACGGAACTGGTCCAACAGGCGTGGTGGAAATGCTCTACCAGCCCCCTGGAGCCAATAAACCCCTGATGCTTGTTCATGAGCTGTACGCGGCCGGCGGATGGATGAATGCACACTTGTTTCAAACGACTCCCCTGCAATATCGCCTACGCGAAACGGGCGAAATGCTGTTTTCAAATTTGAACTATAGTCATCCAGACTTTGCTGTATCCACCAGGATGATGCATATGAAACATCCGGTGTTCTATGCGGATGAAATGCACGATCAAGCGGCACCCTACGAAATGATTCCAGCCGGCGAATACTTTATGGGCTTTGCCGGACCCGGAAGTACGGGCAAAACGGTTTGCTATGATGTGAGTGACAATTCCAACATGAGCAAGGCCTGGGTGGATAGTAGTGGATCAGTCCCCTTTCAATGGTCGGGAACTTCGGGCGACACGGGAGATTTTCACCGCACGGCCGGTGGAGCAGATGAAACCAGTGGACCCTGCACTGGCGGAACTCCATTTGTCGATACTCTAAAACTCCAGTGGGAAGAATTGGGTGAGGGCGGCGGCGGCCGTGGCCTGTATGGATTTGAAGGGATCTTTGCCATGCAAAAGGGCAAGTACGGTATGACGCCCGCTCAATCCCTCTATCAAAGTCGCTTGAACACAGCCGCACTGTCCTGGCAGGCCCTGCCGGGAGTTTTCACCGGTCCGGGCGCCGTTACGGGGGTAAAAGTCTTCAAACGCTACGACCCCAATCATAACAGTGATTATCGATTCAATGACCAAATCGCCTGTCACGAGCTGACGACAAAGTTTGGCTTTTCGTTCGCGGCTGATCTTCCCGGTGCGGCGGCAAATTCTGTCCTTCTACAAGGACTCAGTCCCACCAATGTCTATGATCAACAGGTAGTGATTTGTCCCTACGACGCCGGCGGAAAATTTCTTAATGGGGCCGCTACAGAAGTGCGTGACATCGGAAGTGGTGTGGCCACCTTCGGAACAGGTGCTGATGGAACTCGCACGATCAGCACGAATGTATCCAACCCAGCAGCAGACATATCCATCTTGGGCGGGAAGGTCCTAATGGCCAAGCGCCTCGTAGAGGCCGTTTCGCCTGATGGGGGCACCCTCACCCTACAGGGGGGAACTCTTAACTCTCCAAATACCGAATTTGAAGTAGGCGACGAAATTCTTTGGATGGTGCTGGCGGAAGACGCTGACAATTGTGGACCTGAGTTGATGCCCGGTATGTATGGCTACAACTATGTGCGCAGCCTTAATACCACTTCACGCACTTTAACCCTCTTGGCCCCGATTGTTCTCAATGGATCGGCGGTTTCAGCCTCTGCTTTGACCACTGCGGACGTCAATCAGGGGGGCAGCTTCTGCCGGGTGTTTGTTCAACGAGTTCCTCATTTTAATAACTTAACTTTGGATGCCTCTGGGGGAACAAGACTGTTTGATGCTTCTTCCCTGCAAATTAACACCTCGGGCGGAGGTGTTCTCGCTTTTCGAGTGAATGGAGTGATGGACTACCTTGGAAACAGCAACTTTGCCATTACCGCCAGCGGCTACGGCTACCGTGGGGGTCAATGGACAGCCACGTCGCGCACCGGAGACTCTTATCTTGGTTACAAATCAAACTATCTGAGCCCTGTCGGCAATGCTGGTGGTGGCTTTAACCTCTACGGAGGCGGC
This is a stretch of genomic DNA from Pseudobdellovibrionaceae bacterium. It encodes these proteins:
- the rpsD gene encoding 30S ribosomal protein S4 codes for the protein MSKKVGKIARYRIQRRLGVELPGLGKAGALERRPYPPGQNGNRRRKYSDFALRLEEKQKIRCNYELREKQLRRFIRDAKRGSGTNWVAKLAGLLESRLDSVVFRLGFAPSIRSARQLVSHGHVMVDGKIVTVGSCVLKPGAKVSLKPKAYENQIYLRAQQAPRLELPDFLRREEENGAQVGVVQAVPGLEHVPFQFDSGLFTEYYAARKA